In a single window of the Clarias gariepinus isolate MV-2021 ecotype Netherlands chromosome 16, CGAR_prim_01v2, whole genome shotgun sequence genome:
- the LOC128544637 gene encoding lipid droplet assembly factor 1-A-like yields the protein MENFRWNPQIAELLNSKVKKHLSDHPFIALVLLVFGVTASVPVGLFLAYAALMFITVTAYCMFVEIFLLTVGGVILCCVLFCLAVVAVWTSCVICILYVIGSQFLNSSFISRVHQSTIPAQDMMTEKDQSD from the exons ATGGAGAACTTCAGGTGGAACCCCCAG ATCGCAGAGCTCTTGAATAGCAAGGTGAAAAAACATCTGAGCGACCACCCTTTCATCGCACTGGTTCTGCTTGTATTTGGTGTAACAGCCTCAGTACCTGTTGGGCTTTTTCTGGCGTATGCCGCGCTTATGTTCATCACTGTTACCGCATATTGCATGTTTGTGGAAA TTTTCCTGCTGACAGTCGGAGGAGTAATCTTGTGTTGTGTTCTCTTCTGTCTTGCCGTGGTGGCCGTCTGGACCTCCTGTGTGATATGCATCCTGTATGTTATTGGGTCACAGTTTCTCAATAGCTCTTTCATTTCCAG AGTACACCAAAGTACAATCCCTGCACAAGACATGATGACAGAAAAAGACCAAAGTGACTGA
- the si:ch211-139g16.8 gene encoding immunoglobulin superfamily member 6, with translation MKMILHLYLYTTLLFFLCSGLSVEQCNIKVQQPQSLYGRINQSISISCQFSMTCSSNKHDVQWYVFRTNSSHQLDIKPIKYRLDGADLHINGLSQSDDGVYYCAVSDKNLVNSGAQAIGTGTTLTVKENGYNAGQVLLIILVVFLSLYSLIILTLFIGIKIGRVPLLKKREGHSQYKGDSTKRVNFGAVVQEMCNKRNFQRNKKKRSTDVLQENKVENPKSRTKKEDIYQNLKRAQ, from the exons ATGAAGATGATCCTTCACCTTTACCTTTACACCACGTTACTTTTCTTCCTTTGCTCAG GTCTTTCAGTTGAACAGTGCAATATAAAGGTCCAACAGCCCCAGAGTCTGTATGGGAGGATCAACCAATCTATTTCCATCTCCTGTCAATTCAGTATGACTTGCAGTTCAAACAAGCATGACGTGCAATGGTATGTGTTCAGGACAAACTCCTCTCATCAACTGGATATAAAGCCAATAAAGTATAGATTGGATGGTGCAGACCTACACATCAATGGACTCTCACAAAGTGATGATGGAGTGTATTACTGCGCCGTGTCTGACAAGAATTTAGTAAACAGTGGTGCACAGGCTATTGGGACTGGCACAACACTGACAGTAAAAG AGAATGGATATAATGCTGGGCAAGTTCTGCTGATCATACTGGTGGTCTTCCTGTCCCTCTATAGTTTAATAATCTTGACTCTTTTCATCGGcataaag ATTGGACGAGtcccgctgttaaaaaaaagagaaggccACAGTCAGTACAAG GGTGACTCGACCAAGAGAGTCAATTTCGGAGCTGTAGTGCAAGAAATGTGCAACAAGAGGAACTTtcaaagaaacaagaaaaaaagatccACTGATGTTTTACAGGAAAACAAG GTTGAAAATCCAAAGTCCCGCACTAAGAAGGAAGACATATACCAAAACCTGAAAAGGGCTCAATAA
- the ndufb10 gene encoding NADH dehydrogenase [ubiquinone] 1 beta subcomplex subunit 10: MPDDYNKDAYPEPPRRTPVVDKQTALPNPVIIASKIFYYSVDLPVTAFRNVLESLQPKTKLQYYHQNFRRVPELTECQEGDYACYYEAEMQWRRDHKVDQEIVKIIEQRARACQQREGPSYRQNCAKEVQQFNEVSRAYQSRYGDLGAYASARKCLMKQKERMIEEAQKA; this comes from the exons ATGCCGGATGATTATAATAAAGACGCGTATCCCGAGCCCCCACGCCGGACTCCGGTTGTAGACAAACAGACTGCTCTTCCAAACCCGGTTATAATCGCCTCGAAGATTTTCTATTACTCTGTGGACTTGCCTGTGACCGCGTTCAGGA ACGTTCTAGAAAGCCTCCAGCCCAAAACCAAACTCCAGTACTATCACCAGAACTTCCGCCGTGTACCAGAGCTGACTGAGTGCCAAGAGGGCGACTATGCGTGTTATTATGAAGCAGAAATGCAGTGGAGAAGAGATCA CAAGGTGGACCAGGAGATTGTGAAAATCATCGAGCAGCGTGCCCGAGCCTGTCAGCAGCGTGAGGGACCCAGCTACAGGCAGAACTGTGCCAAGGAGGTGCAGCAGTTTAATGAGGTCTCCAGGGCTTACCAGTCACGTT ATGGAGATCTTGGTGCGTATGCCAGTGCAAGGAAATGCTTGATGAAGCAGAAAGAGAGGATGATCGAAGAGGCACAGAAAGCATAA
- the LOC128545040 gene encoding 60S ribosomal protein L3-like codes for MSHRKFHAPRHGHMGFLPHKRSRRHRGRVRTWPKDDPKQPVHLTAFLGYKAGMTHTLREVQRSGTKIAKREEVEAVTIIETPPVVVVGLVGYISTVKGLRSFKTIFAEHISDECKRRFYKNWYKSKKKAFTKYSKKWQDEAGKKQLEKDFAMMKKYCSVVRVIVHSQMRLLPLRQKKAHIMEVQLNGGTIAEKVDWAREKLEQPVSVSNVFCQNETIDVIGVTKGHGVKGVTSRWRTKKLPRKTHKGLRKVACIGAWHPARVSFTIARAGQKGYHHRTELNKKIYRIGKGVHIQDGKVVCSNASTSYDTTLKSITPLGGFPHYGDVNNDFLMVKGCVVGIKKRVLTLRKSLIVHTSRKAKEPIDLKFIDTTSKFGHGRFQTAQEKFAFMGPQKKHLLKKVSEPVEETL; via the exons ATG TCTCACCGTAAATTCCATGCCCCACGCCATGGGCACATGGGCTTCCTGCCCCACAAGCGGAGTAGGAGGCATCGTGGAAGGGTGCGCACTTGGCCCAAAGACGATCCTAAACAGCCTGTCCACCTCACAGCGTTCCTGGGCTACAAAGCCGGCATGACCCACACGCTGAGGGAGGTGCAGCGCTCCGGCACGA AGATTGCAAAGCGAGAAGAAGTAGAGGCTGTGACCATTATTGAGACTCCTCCTGTGGTTGTGGTGGGACTTGTAGGATACATCAGCACTGTAAAGGGTCTGCGTTCTTTTAAGACCATCTTTGCAGAGCATATTAGTGATGAGTGCAAGCGCCGATTCTACAAAAACTG GtataagagcaaaaaaaaagcgTTCACCAAATATAGCAAGAAATGGCAGGATGAAGCAGGCAAAAAGCAGCTGGAGAAGGATTTCGCCATGATGAAGAAATACTGCTCTGTGGTTAGGGTCATTGTCCATTCTCAG ATGCGCTTGCTTCCACTGAGACAGAAGAAGGCCCATATCATGGAGGTGCAGCTGAACGGAGGCACTATAGCGGAGAAGGTGGACTGGGCGAGAGAGAAGCTAGAGCAGCCGGTGTCTGTATCTAATGTCTTCTGCCAGAATGAAACGATCGATGTGATCGGTGTCACCAAGGGCCATGGTGTAAAGG GTGTGACAAGTCGCTGGCGCACTAAAAAGCTTCCCAGAAAAACCCATAAAGGTCTCAGGAAGGTGGCATGCATTGGAGCGTGGCATCCGGCACGTGTGAGCTTCACCATTGCCCGTGCGGGTCAGAAGGGCTACCACCACCGCACAGagctaaataaaaaa ATTTACCGTATTGGAAAAGGCGTTCATATCCAAGATGGCAAAGTGGTGTGCAGCAATGCTTCCACTAGTTATGACACAACACTGAAGAGCATCACTCCACTG GGAGGCTTTCCTCATTATGGAGACGTGAACAATGACTTTTTGATGGTGAAAGGTTGTGTGGTTGGCATAAAGAAACGAGTGCTTACTCTCAGAAAG TCCCTGATTGTGCACACCTCCCGCAAGGCCAAGGAACCTATTGACCTCAAGTTTATCGACACCACTTCCAAGTTTGGTCATGGCCGCTTCCAGACAGCTCAGGAGAAGTTTGCCTTCATG GGTCCTCAAAAGAAACACCTGCTGAAGAAAGTATCTGAGCCTGTTGAGGAGACTCTCTGA
- the kdelr2a gene encoding ER lumen protein-retaining receptor 2, whose product MNIFRLAGDLSHLAAIIILLLKIWKTRSCAGISGKSQILFALVFTTRYLDLLTSFISLYNTCMKVIYIGCAYATVYLIYMKFKATYDGNHDTFRVEFLVVPVGGLSFLVNHDFSPLEILWTFSIYLESVAILPQLFLISKTGEAETITTHYLFCLGVYRALYLFNWIWRFYFEGFFDMIAIVAGVVQTILYCDFFYLYVTKVLKGKKLSLPA is encoded by the exons ATGAACATCTTTAGGCTAGCCGGAGATCTCTCTCACTTAGCGGCGATCATCATTCTGCTGCTCAAAATCTGGAAAACCCGATCCTGCGCAG gaatctCTGGGAAAAGCCAGATCCTCTTTGCATTGGTTTTCACAACACGTTATCTGGATCTGCTCacctcctttatttctctctacaacACGTGCATGAAG GTCATCTACATCGGATGCGCTTACGCCACTGTGTACCTAATCTACATGAAATTCAAGGCTACTTATGACGGAAACCATGACACCTTTAGAGTGGAGTTTCTAGTTGTTCCGGTTGGAGGCCTGTCTTTTTTGGTCAACCATGACTTTTCTCCGTTGGAG ATCCTGTGGACCTTCTCCATCTACCTTGAGTCCGTGGCCATCCTGCCTCAGCTCTTCCTGATCAGTAAGACTGGAGAGGCCGAGACCATCACCACCCACTACCTGTTCTGCCTGGGAGTCTACCGTGCCCTCTATCTCTTCAACTGGATTTGGAGGTTCTACTTTGAGGGATTCTTTGACATGATCGCTATTGTGGCTGGGGTTGTCCAGACCATCCTGTATTGTGACTTCTTCTACCTTTATGTTACAAAAG TGCTGAAAGGAAAGAAGCTGAGCTTGCCAGCGTAA
- the rps2 gene encoding 40S ribosomal protein S2 produces MADDAGGRGGFRGGFGTGGRGRGRGRGRGRGRGRGARGGKAEDKEWVPVTKLGRLVKDMKIKSLEEIYLYSLPIKESEIIDFFLGSALKDEVLKIMPVQKQTRAGQRTRFKAFVAIGDYNGHVGLGVKCSKEVATAIRGAIILAKLSIIPVRRGYWGNKIGKPHTVPCKVTGRCGSVLVRLIPAPRGTGIVSAPVPKKLLMMAGIDDCYTSARGCTATLGNFAKATFDAISKTYSYLTPDLWKETVFTKSPYQEFTDHLAKTHTRVSVQRSQAAAIQAS; encoded by the exons ATGGCGGACGACGCCGGTGGTAGAGGAGGTTTCCGTGGAGGTTTCGGCACTGGCGGCCGGGGCCGCGGTCGTGGTCGGGGCAGAGGCCGGGGGAGAGGCCGTGGAGCCCGGGGCGGCAAGGCAGAGGACAAGGAG TGGGTGCCTGTGACCAAGCTCGGTCGTCTGGTGAAGGACATGAAGATCAAGTCCCTGGAGGAGATTTACCTGTACTCTCTGCCCATCAAG GAGTCTGAGATCATTGATTTCTTCCTGGGCTCAGCCCTGAAGGATGAGGTGCTAAAGATCATGCCTGTCCAAAAGCAGACTAGGGCCGGTCAGCGCACCAGGTTCAAG GCCTTTGTTGCTATCGGTGACTACAATGGCCATGTTGGTCTTGGAGTGAAGTGCTCTAAAGAGGTGGCGACCGCCATCCGTGGAGCCATCATTCTGGCCAAGCTGTCCATCATCCCTGTCAGGAGAGGCTACTGGGGTAACAAGATTGGAAAGCCCCATACCGTCCCTTGCAAG GTGACTGGCCGCTGTGGCTCTGTCCTAGTGCGTCTGATCCCTGCTCCCCGTGGTACTGGCATTGTGTCTGCTCCTGTTCCCAAGAAGCTGCTCATGATGGCTGGTATTGACGATTGCTACACCTCTGCCAGAGGCTGCACGGCCACCCTGGGCAACTTTG CCAAGGCTACCTTTGATGCCATCTCCAAGACCTACAGCTATCTGACCCCTGATCTCTGGAAGGAGACTGTGTTTACCAAATCTCCCTACCAG GAATTCACTGATCATCTGGCCAAAACTCACACCAGGGTCTCAGTACAGAGGAGCCAGGCTGCTGCTATTCAGGCCTCCTAA